A region from the Fundidesulfovibrio putealis DSM 16056 genome encodes:
- a CDS encoding acyltransferase, which yields MFVFGAPDHNNWRKYKQHARVHDTSLVTSHSNINYLEEPEPDFVNITIGEQSHIYSVFNFIQPRARITVGARCQLGNVNFDCAREIIVGDDVLMSWNINIIDSDHHSLYWEERKDDVRLCFEDYIASGGRAIGQSQDWSKVTMKPVVIGSKVWIGFNAIILKGVTIGEGAIIAPGSVVTKDMPAWTACGGNPAKPLKPLERSRPAAPADGHGG from the coding sequence ATGTTCGTTTTTGGAGCGCCTGACCACAACAATTGGCGAAAGTACAAGCAGCACGCCCGCGTGCATGATACCAGCCTCGTCACGTCGCATTCGAACATCAATTATCTTGAGGAACCAGAGCCGGACTTCGTCAATATCACCATCGGCGAACAGTCGCACATCTATTCGGTCTTCAATTTCATTCAGCCCAGGGCCAGGATAACGGTTGGCGCGCGCTGCCAGTTGGGGAACGTCAACTTCGACTGCGCCAGGGAAATCATCGTCGGCGACGACGTCCTGATGTCCTGGAACATCAATATCATCGATTCCGACCACCACTCGCTCTACTGGGAGGAGCGCAAGGACGACGTCCGCCTGTGCTTCGAGGACTACATCGCCTCCGGCGGCCGGGCCATCGGCCAGTCGCAGGACTGGTCCAAGGTCACCATGAAGCCCGTGGTCATCGGCTCCAAGGTCTGGATCGGGTTCAACGCCATCATCCTCAAGGGCGTGACCATCGGCGAGGGCGCGATCATCGCGCCGGGCAGCGTCGTGACCAAGGACATGCCCGCCTGGACGGCCTGCGGAGGCAATCCGGCCAAGCCCCTCAAGCCGCTGGAACGGTCGCGGCCCGCAGCGCCCGCCGACGGCCACGGCGGATAA
- a CDS encoding dTDP-4-dehydrorhamnose reductase family protein, with product MRIMVLGASGMLGHQLVRQLCARHRVLGVLRRELGSYAAHGLFTPDNAAGGVDIRRPETLVPVMDSFGPEVVVNAAGLVKQRPDASDTLACLEANAVFPHRLARLCQQAKARLIHFSTDCVFSGGSGPIPDDAPHDARDVYGRTKSLGEVTGPGCLTLRTSMIGLEIENRRGLVEWFLAQRGVVRGYTRAFFSGLTTLELSRVVEMLLDAPGELHGAYNLSAAPISKHALLARLGELAGHPAILVEDDSLAVDRSLDSSRFQRDFGYAPPSWEEMLLELAQQIRTHHHVL from the coding sequence ATGAGGATAATGGTGCTTGGCGCCAGCGGCATGCTGGGCCACCAGCTGGTCCGCCAACTCTGCGCCCGCCACAGGGTGCTGGGCGTCCTGCGCCGGGAGCTTGGCTCTTACGCGGCCCACGGGCTCTTCACCCCGGACAACGCGGCTGGCGGCGTGGACATCCGACGCCCCGAGACGCTTGTCCCGGTGATGGACTCGTTCGGGCCGGAGGTGGTGGTCAACGCGGCGGGCCTGGTCAAGCAGCGCCCCGACGCCTCGGACACGCTGGCCTGCTTGGAGGCCAATGCGGTCTTCCCGCACAGGCTGGCCCGGCTCTGCCAGCAGGCCAAGGCCCGGCTCATCCATTTCAGCACGGACTGCGTGTTCTCCGGCGGCTCCGGACCCATCCCGGACGACGCCCCGCACGACGCCCGCGACGTCTACGGGCGCACCAAGTCCCTCGGTGAGGTGACCGGGCCTGGGTGCCTGACCCTGCGCACGTCCATGATCGGCCTGGAGATCGAAAACCGGCGCGGCCTGGTGGAGTGGTTCCTGGCCCAGCGCGGCGTGGTGCGCGGGTACACCAGGGCGTTCTTCTCGGGCCTCACCACCCTGGAGCTGTCGCGGGTGGTGGAGATGCTCCTCGACGCGCCCGGCGAACTCCACGGCGCCTACAATCTGAGCGCCGCGCCCATCAGCAAGCATGCCCTGCTGGCCCGGCTCGGCGAACTGGCCGGACATCCGGCCATCCTGGTGGAAGACGACTCCCTGGCCGTGGACCGCTCCCTGGACTCGTCGCGGTTCCAGAGGGATTTCGGATACGCTCCCCCGTCCTGGGAGGAGATGCTCCTTGAGTTGGCACAACAGATAAGGACCCATCATCATGTTCTTTGA
- a CDS encoding polysaccharide biosynthesis protein produces MFFEGKTVLVTGGTGSMGSTLVKRILGGERGCPRKLIVFSRDEAKQHDMRMNYLNRTVGTDETIYSNFARVLEFRIGDVRDYGDVCSAVRDADIVISAAALKQVPTCEYFPEQAVLTNCTGAANIVRAIRDNGYPVQTVMGISTDKAAKPVNVMGMTKAIQERIFTTANIVAPSCRFVCVRYGNVLASRGSVIPLFLKQIECGGPLTLTSPDMTRFLLSLDAAVDTVFAAFERALPGEIFVPKIPSANIKVLVEELLAGRDLKIQVTGIRPGEKIHEILVSEEEGPRTVDLGDYYAMGPMLPELAPERPGLERLGGEYNSRDAVMDRADTRAFLAANGFAWKG; encoded by the coding sequence ATGTTCTTTGAAGGCAAGACCGTTCTGGTCACCGGCGGCACCGGCTCCATGGGCTCCACCCTGGTCAAGCGCATCCTCGGCGGCGAACGCGGCTGTCCGCGCAAGCTCATCGTGTTCTCGCGCGACGAGGCCAAGCAGCACGACATGCGCATGAACTACCTGAACCGCACCGTGGGCACGGACGAGACCATCTACTCGAACTTCGCCCGGGTGCTGGAATTCCGCATCGGCGACGTGCGCGACTACGGCGACGTCTGCTCGGCGGTGCGCGACGCGGACATCGTGATAAGCGCCGCCGCGCTCAAGCAGGTGCCAACCTGTGAATATTTCCCGGAGCAGGCCGTGCTCACCAACTGCACGGGGGCGGCCAACATCGTCCGGGCCATCCGCGACAACGGCTACCCGGTGCAGACGGTCATGGGCATCTCCACGGACAAGGCCGCCAAGCCCGTAAACGTGATGGGCATGACCAAGGCCATCCAGGAGCGCATCTTCACTACGGCCAACATCGTGGCCCCGTCCTGCCGGTTCGTGTGCGTGCGCTACGGCAACGTGCTGGCCTCGCGCGGGTCGGTGATCCCGCTGTTCCTCAAGCAGATCGAATGCGGCGGGCCGCTGACCCTCACCAGCCCGGACATGACGCGCTTCCTGCTGTCGCTGGACGCCGCCGTGGACACCGTGTTCGCCGCCTTCGAGCGGGCCTTGCCCGGCGAGATCTTCGTGCCCAAGATCCCTTCGGCCAACATCAAGGTGCTGGTCGAAGAACTGCTGGCCGGACGCGACCTGAAGATCCAGGTCACCGGCATCCGCCCCGGTGAGAAGATCCACGAGATCCTCGTCTCCGAGGAGGAAGGCCCGCGCACCGTGGACCTGGGCGACTACTACGCCATGGGTCCCATGCTCCCCGAGCTCGCCCCGGAACGTCCCGGACTCGAGCGCCTGGGCGGCGAGTACAACTCGCGCGACGCCGTCATGGACAGGGCGGACACCAGGGCCTTCCTCGCGGCCAACGGGTTCGCCTGGAAAGGCTGA
- the wecB gene encoding non-hydrolyzing UDP-N-acetylglucosamine 2-epimerase: MTILGTRPEIIRLSRLIPTLDGLCDHVLVHTGQNHDARLSDIFFQELGVRPPDHHLGIAGSTPGERIGQIIAGCERLFLEERPDRLLILGDTDSGLSALPAKRLGIPVYHMEAGNRCHDDRVPEEVNRRVIDHVSDMLLPYTEGSRRNLLREGVHPARVLVTGNPIREVLEHYMDKAQESHAVEDLGLTSGGYVLVTAHRAENVDVPERLSSLAQALDAVQRELGLPVLVSTHPRTAAMLTRHGVALDNPSVRFLEPFGFFDFISLQSQAALVLTDSGTVQEECCLLGVPAVTLRDTTERPETLECGSNVLSGVEPGKVLACVRAAMTLNREWQPPAEYLSQNVSSVVARIILGMPPAAGGAA, encoded by the coding sequence ATGACCATCCTGGGCACCAGGCCGGAGATCATCCGCCTGAGCCGCCTGATACCCACCCTGGACGGACTTTGCGACCACGTCCTGGTGCACACCGGGCAGAACCACGACGCCAGGCTCTCGGACATCTTTTTCCAGGAGCTTGGCGTGCGCCCTCCCGATCACCATCTGGGCATCGCGGGGAGCACTCCGGGCGAGCGCATCGGCCAGATCATCGCCGGATGCGAACGGCTGTTTCTGGAGGAGCGCCCGGACAGGCTGCTCATCCTGGGCGACACGGACAGCGGGCTGTCCGCACTGCCCGCCAAGCGCCTGGGAATCCCGGTTTACCACATGGAGGCGGGCAACCGCTGCCACGACGACCGCGTGCCCGAAGAGGTGAACCGGCGGGTGATCGACCACGTGAGCGACATGCTGCTGCCCTACACCGAAGGCAGCCGCAGAAACCTGCTGCGAGAAGGCGTCCACCCCGCGCGGGTCCTGGTCACGGGGAACCCCATCCGCGAGGTGCTGGAGCACTACATGGACAAGGCCCAGGAGTCGCATGCCGTGGAGGACCTGGGGCTCACCTCCGGGGGCTACGTGCTGGTCACCGCGCACCGGGCCGAAAACGTGGATGTGCCGGAGCGGCTCTCAAGCCTCGCCCAGGCCCTGGACGCGGTGCAGCGCGAGCTGGGCCTGCCGGTGCTGGTGAGCACCCATCCGCGCACGGCGGCCATGCTCACGCGCCACGGCGTCGCCCTGGACAATCCCAGCGTGCGCTTCCTTGAGCCCTTCGGCTTTTTCGATTTCATCAGCCTCCAGTCCCAGGCCGCGCTGGTGCTCACGGACAGCGGCACGGTGCAGGAGGAGTGCTGCCTGCTGGGCGTGCCCGCCGTCACCCTGCGCGACACCACCGAGCGCCCCGAGACCCTGGAATGCGGGAGCAACGTCCTCTCGGGCGTGGAACCCGGCAAGGTGCTGGCCTGCGTCCGGGCGGCCATGACCCTGAACCGGGAATGGCAGCCGCCTGCCGAATACCTGTCGCAAAACGTCAGCTCGGTCGTGGCCCGCATCATCCTGGGCATGCCCCCGGCAGCCGGAGGCGCAGCATGA
- a CDS encoding glycosyltransferase family 2 protein, producing the protein MSRTPHFSIMVPTYNQAGYLVAALNSLIAQNDPDWEAVVVDDGSTDDTPQVLEACQFKDPRIRAIRQENGGTAAALNTALANCRGTWVGWLSSDDLFEPDKLAIHRQAMAEHPDIRFFHTHFYHLEEDTGMKTAPEHWRPIPEPGLQVARFFSGNYVSGITICVERQAMLAAAPFRADLRHAQDFGLWVALSQAHRSHFIDRRTAVMRWHASQTTNAFPVAGLYDSAWALIDFLNANRFEALFPALDLLDPTQARTAVDETLAICLSPASFLYQLGYTPAMMERLLEWMQAPEGGASREQARAQINEAVGTRAFEDAPDQVKAIFRRVLAHEGAFAYAPHSVVDFIRRTIASPVTDARKRRNLVRYLDKKKGEWKSL; encoded by the coding sequence ATGAGCCGCACCCCGCACTTTTCCATCATGGTGCCCACCTACAATCAGGCGGGCTATCTGGTAGCGGCGCTAAACAGCCTGATCGCCCAGAACGACCCGGACTGGGAGGCCGTGGTGGTGGACGACGGCTCCACCGACGACACCCCCCAGGTGCTGGAGGCCTGCCAGTTCAAGGACCCGCGCATCCGGGCCATCCGGCAGGAGAACGGCGGCACCGCCGCCGCCCTGAACACCGCCCTGGCGAACTGCCGGGGAACCTGGGTGGGCTGGCTCTCCTCCGACGACCTCTTCGAGCCGGACAAGCTCGCGATCCACCGCCAAGCCATGGCCGAGCATCCCGACATCCGCTTCTTCCACACCCACTTCTACCATCTGGAGGAAGACACCGGCATGAAGACCGCCCCGGAGCACTGGCGGCCCATCCCGGAGCCGGGCCTCCAGGTGGCGCGGTTCTTCTCCGGAAACTACGTCTCGGGCATCACCATCTGCGTGGAGCGCCAGGCCATGCTGGCCGCCGCACCCTTCCGCGCAGACCTGCGCCACGCCCAGGACTTCGGCCTGTGGGTGGCGCTGTCCCAGGCGCACCGCTCGCACTTCATCGACCGGCGCACGGCCGTCATGCGCTGGCACGCCTCCCAGACCACCAACGCCTTCCCTGTGGCCGGGCTCTACGACTCGGCCTGGGCCTTGATCGACTTCCTGAACGCGAACCGGTTCGAGGCGCTGTTCCCGGCCCTGGACCTTCTCGACCCGACGCAGGCCCGGACCGCAGTCGACGAGACCCTGGCCATATGCCTGAGTCCGGCCTCGTTTCTCTACCAGCTGGGCTACACCCCGGCCATGATGGAGCGGCTTCTGGAGTGGATGCAGGCCCCGGAAGGCGGAGCCTCCAGGGAGCAGGCGCGCGCCCAAATCAACGAGGCCGTGGGGACCCGCGCCTTCGAGGACGCCCCGGACCAGGTGAAGGCCATCTTCCGCCGGGTCCTGGCCCACGAAGGGGCCTTCGCCTATGCCCCGCACTCCGTGGTGGACTTCATCCGCCGCACCATCGCCTCGCCCGTCACCGACGCCAGGAAGCGGCGCAATCTGGTCCGCTACCTGGACAAGAAAAAGGGCGAATGGAAAAGCCTCTAA
- a CDS encoding class I SAM-dependent methyltransferase, translating to MEQSLKSNVEMWKILQERDYFATHPCYRQEDGSLLTKASDDQIIERFMDLAAKKRVAVIGCGYGRDVAVIAPKVGHVWGIDVSELILGKAVAYLRERGCDNFTPVLAERWKEDLPGGLDLVYSCIVFQHLTRELVRDYILNIPGKLAPHGEVLCQFADMEYGTRDAGLEHPHEPSVRWNRQDIEALVAESGLNLYALERQPIEGHGDWWWAHFGPAAR from the coding sequence ATGGAACAGTCTCTGAAAAGCAACGTCGAGATGTGGAAGATCCTTCAGGAGCGCGACTATTTCGCCACCCACCCCTGCTATCGGCAGGAAGACGGGTCCCTGCTCACGAAAGCCTCCGACGACCAGATCATCGAGCGCTTCATGGACCTTGCGGCCAAGAAGCGCGTGGCGGTGATCGGCTGCGGCTACGGGCGCGACGTGGCGGTGATCGCCCCCAAGGTCGGGCACGTCTGGGGCATCGACGTAAGCGAGCTCATCCTGGGCAAGGCCGTGGCCTACCTGCGCGAGCGCGGCTGCGACAACTTCACCCCCGTGCTGGCCGAGCGCTGGAAGGAGGACCTGCCGGGCGGGCTGGATCTGGTGTACAGCTGCATCGTCTTCCAGCACCTCACCCGCGAACTGGTGCGCGACTACATCCTGAACATTCCCGGAAAGCTCGCCCCGCACGGCGAGGTGCTCTGCCAGTTCGCGGACATGGAGTACGGCACCCGCGACGCCGGGCTCGAACACCCTCACGAACCCAGCGTGCGCTGGAACCGCCAGGACATCGAAGCGCTCGTGGCCGAGTCGGGACTCAATCTGTACGCCCTGGAGCGCCAGCCCATCGAGGGCCACGGCGACTGGTGGTGGGCTCATTTCGGCCCTGCTGCGCGCTAG
- a CDS encoding glycosyltransferase: MRIVHVNTQDVAGGAAKVARLLALREREAGHDAVLLVARRHGRGAFVSRFDPAPDPLLRPFAEECGLQYLHFQGCFGLPEREPMASADLVHLHNLHYDFFNPLALAAISRAKPCLWTLHDLHPLTGFCNYPVDCAGWLSGCTDCERARMNAPDPQCDGSLVTPARRRGTALTHRAKALVYAHSRLTLACPSRWVKEQVERSILAGHPAQVIPNGIETDVFVPGDRAAARRELGIPQDVPVVGAVAAYGVFDNPIKGGPLILEAMRRVWNERPETIFLNVGGFGHGPDARVVNLPFVENPATLARAYAAMDVFTHASLAETFCLVAAEAMSCGVPVAAQELGPLPEVVRQGRDGLLSPPGDAPALAANITRLLGDAPLRLSLGQSGRKRALEEFGLDLMVRRYIELSRQVIEERRGLPGIVAPLPPAGLPALARTSALLKAEGISDKARTSQELVRDFVQEQPEELRPHFEAVAQKSRDIARVFELRGLGRLEDSLAVIDSLNAAWPQDTALWRTRGVTLGLMGRRDEAMEAFRVCLEAHPPQSDALLNVCDMWRAAGDQAKALEALDAFAAVDPYLRGFNWRKGLLLQDAGDHRGAARAFLRELRLHGSPEARGPLAHSLEALGKPLLAQCLGQDPA; this comes from the coding sequence ATGCGCATCGTTCATGTGAACACCCAGGACGTGGCGGGAGGCGCGGCCAAGGTTGCCCGCCTGCTGGCCCTGCGCGAGCGCGAGGCCGGCCACGACGCCGTGCTGCTGGTGGCCAGGCGGCACGGGCGCGGGGCCTTCGTCTCGCGCTTCGACCCGGCCCCGGACCCGCTGCTGCGTCCTTTCGCCGAGGAGTGCGGCCTCCAGTACCTGCACTTCCAGGGCTGCTTCGGCCTGCCGGAGCGCGAGCCCATGGCCTCGGCGGACTTGGTCCACCTGCACAACCTGCACTACGACTTCTTCAACCCCCTGGCCCTGGCCGCCATCTCGCGGGCCAAACCCTGCCTGTGGACCCTGCACGACCTGCACCCGCTCACCGGCTTCTGCAACTATCCCGTGGACTGCGCAGGCTGGCTCTCAGGCTGCACGGACTGCGAACGAGCCCGCATGAACGCCCCGGACCCTCAATGCGACGGGAGCCTGGTCACCCCGGCCAGACGCCGGGGCACGGCGCTGACCCATCGGGCCAAGGCCCTGGTCTACGCGCACTCCCGGCTGACCCTGGCCTGCCCGTCCCGGTGGGTGAAGGAGCAGGTGGAGCGCTCCATCCTGGCCGGGCATCCGGCCCAGGTCATCCCCAACGGCATCGAGACGGACGTGTTCGTCCCCGGAGACCGTGCTGCCGCGCGCCGCGAACTGGGCATTCCGCAGGACGTCCCGGTGGTGGGGGCCGTGGCCGCTTACGGCGTGTTCGACAATCCCATCAAGGGCGGCCCGCTGATCCTGGAGGCCATGCGGCGGGTGTGGAACGAGCGCCCGGAGACCATTTTCCTGAACGTGGGCGGCTTCGGCCACGGGCCGGATGCGCGCGTGGTCAACCTGCCCTTCGTGGAGAACCCGGCGACCCTGGCCAGGGCCTACGCGGCCATGGACGTGTTCACCCACGCCTCCCTGGCCGAGACCTTCTGCCTGGTGGCCGCCGAGGCCATGTCCTGCGGCGTCCCCGTGGCCGCTCAGGAGCTCGGGCCGCTGCCCGAGGTGGTCCGCCAGGGACGCGACGGCCTGCTCTCCCCGCCGGGCGACGCCCCCGCCCTGGCTGCGAACATCACGCGGCTTTTGGGCGACGCGCCCCTGCGCCTAAGCCTGGGCCAGAGCGGTCGGAAGCGCGCCCTGGAGGAGTTCGGGCTGGACCTCATGGTGCGGCGCTACATCGAGCTTTCCCGGCAGGTGATCGAAGAGCGGCGCGGCTTACCCGGCATCGTGGCTCCTCTGCCGCCCGCCGGACTGCCCGCCCTGGCCAGGACATCCGCCCTCCTGAAGGCCGAGGGGATTTCAGACAAGGCCCGCACCAGCCAGGAGCTCGTCCGGGACTTCGTTCAAGAACAACCCGAGGAGCTCAGGCCACATTTCGAGGCCGTGGCGCAAAAATCCCGCGACATCGCGCGGGTGTTCGAGCTTCGGGGTCTGGGACGGCTGGAAGACTCCCTGGCCGTGATCGACTCGCTGAACGCCGCGTGGCCGCAGGACACGGCCCTGTGGCGCACCCGTGGGGTCACGCTCGGCCTCATGGGACGCCGGGACGAGGCCATGGAGGCTTTCCGGGTCTGCCTGGAGGCGCACCCGCCCCAGTCCGACGCGCTCCTGAACGTCTGCGACATGTGGCGCGCCGCCGGGGACCAGGCCAAAGCCCTTGAGGCCCTGGATGCTTTTGCCGCCGTGGACCCGTATCTGCGCGGCTTCAACTGGCGGAAGGGGCTTCTGCTCCAGGACGCAGGAGACCACCGGGGCGCGGCGCGGGCCTTCCTGCGCGAGCTGCGGCTCCACGGTTCGCCCGAAGCGCGCGGCCCGCTGGCCCACAGCCTGGAGGCCCTGGGGAAGCCGCTGCTGGCGCAGTGCCTGGGCCAGGACCCGGCGTGA
- a CDS encoding radical SAM protein yields MIPLYQMKIIQIDITNACVNKCSNCTRLIGHHRKPFFMEFDFFKKAVDSLVDFPGMVGTIGGEPLLHPEFEKFARYLERQIPDKKRRGLWSTIPEQFSARYGELIKQVYGNLFLNDHTIDAILHQPVLVAAQEAVPDPAKMWSLIDNCWVQTYWSATITPKGAFFCEVAGALDMLFDGPGGWPVEPGWWKREPGEFGEQKERWCPRCGCAVPLPRRKSTQEVDDVSAGNLAELTRIASPKVKKNRVEVFDGKSMPEDWNPHPNWYMSEVEEEAQYRKRIADRLSGTDPACPDDGQECA; encoded by the coding sequence ATGATACCGCTTTACCAGATGAAGATCATCCAGATCGACATCACCAACGCCTGCGTGAACAAGTGCTCCAACTGCACCCGGCTCATCGGCCATCACCGCAAGCCCTTTTTCATGGAGTTCGACTTCTTCAAGAAGGCCGTGGACTCCCTGGTGGATTTCCCCGGCATGGTGGGCACCATCGGCGGCGAGCCCCTGCTGCACCCGGAATTCGAGAAGTTCGCCCGCTACCTGGAGCGTCAGATTCCCGACAAGAAGCGCCGGGGATTGTGGTCCACCATCCCCGAGCAGTTCAGCGCCAGATATGGCGAGCTCATCAAGCAAGTGTACGGCAACCTCTTCCTGAACGACCACACCATCGACGCCATCCTGCACCAGCCCGTGCTGGTGGCCGCCCAGGAAGCCGTGCCCGATCCGGCCAAGATGTGGAGCCTCATCGACAACTGCTGGGTGCAGACCTACTGGTCCGCCACCATCACCCCTAAGGGGGCCTTCTTTTGCGAGGTGGCCGGAGCCCTGGACATGCTCTTCGACGGCCCCGGCGGCTGGCCCGTCGAGCCGGGCTGGTGGAAGCGCGAGCCGGGCGAATTCGGCGAACAGAAGGAGCGCTGGTGCCCGCGTTGCGGCTGCGCCGTGCCCCTGCCCAGGCGCAAGTCCACCCAGGAGGTGGACGACGTGAGCGCGGGCAACCTCGCGGAGCTGACCCGCATCGCCTCCCCCAAGGTGAAGAAGAACCGGGTGGAGGTGTTCGACGGCAAGTCCATGCCCGAGGACTGGAACCCGCACCCCAACTGGTACATGTCCGAGGTGGAGGAAGAGGCCCAGTACCGCAAGCGCATCGCCGACCGCCTGAGCGGGACGGACCCCGCCTGCCCCGATGACGGGCAGGAATGCGCCTAG
- a CDS encoding radical SAM protein: MPANGKGFSTTTRRVLTRRGVLWLGQTCNLRCHFCYFQNRISSAEHPDHPFMSLDKAKGICSTLRGHYGNTAIDIQGGEPTIHPDINALVAHCREIGLLPTLITNALVLDKRERCQALVDAGLRDLLVSVHGLREDYDRAVGLPGGHVRQMKALDNLVALGIPFRFNCVLAKSVLGHLAEISRLAVETGARVVNFIAFNPFEDQQKNARSGADVPRYTDVRGPLVEALDYLELHGVEANVRYLPLCQVPERHRKSFYNFQQLPYDLHEWDYASWSWTGRNPQRRRDGDLEEPVSLRWANSRSKMFGYEGYLEAPSVSPEDEYRHSAYIRAREHCGYKFAPACEACGLKGICDGFHGDYASLHGADEARTQDIPLVEDPKFYISRQVKIVEDEDADWAG, translated from the coding sequence ATGCCTGCAAACGGCAAGGGATTTTCCACCACCACCCGGCGCGTTCTCACCCGCAGGGGCGTCCTGTGGCTCGGCCAGACCTGCAACCTGCGCTGCCACTTCTGCTATTTCCAGAACCGGATAAGCTCCGCCGAGCACCCGGACCACCCCTTCATGAGCCTCGACAAAGCCAAGGGCATCTGCTCCACCCTGCGCGGCCACTATGGCAACACGGCCATCGACATCCAGGGCGGCGAGCCCACCATCCACCCGGACATCAACGCCCTGGTGGCCCACTGCCGCGAGATCGGCCTTCTGCCCACGCTCATCACCAACGCCCTGGTGCTGGACAAGCGCGAGCGCTGCCAGGCCCTCGTGGACGCGGGGCTTCGCGACCTTCTGGTCTCGGTGCACGGCCTGCGCGAGGACTACGACCGCGCCGTGGGCCTGCCCGGAGGCCACGTCCGCCAGATGAAGGCCCTGGACAACCTGGTGGCCCTGGGTATCCCCTTCCGCTTCAATTGCGTGCTGGCCAAGTCCGTGCTGGGCCATCTCGCGGAGATCTCGCGGCTGGCCGTGGAAACCGGGGCCAGAGTCGTGAACTTCATCGCCTTCAACCCGTTTGAGGACCAGCAGAAAAACGCCCGCTCCGGCGCGGACGTGCCCCGCTACACCGACGTGCGCGGCCCCCTGGTGGAGGCGCTGGACTACCTGGAACTGCACGGCGTGGAGGCCAACGTGCGCTACCTGCCCCTGTGCCAGGTTCCCGAGCGCCATCGCAAGAGCTTCTACAACTTCCAGCAGCTCCCCTACGACCTGCACGAGTGGGACTACGCCTCCTGGTCCTGGACCGGGCGCAACCCGCAGCGCAGGCGTGACGGCGACCTGGAAGAGCCCGTGTCCCTGCGGTGGGCCAACTCGCGCTCCAAGATGTTCGGCTACGAGGGCTACCTTGAGGCCCCCTCGGTGAGCCCGGAGGACGAATACCGCCACAGCGCGTATATCCGCGCCCGCGAGCATTGCGGCTACAAGTTCGCCCCGGCCTGCGAAGCCTGCGGCCTGAAGGGAATCTGCGACGGCTTCCACGGCGACTACGCCTCCCTGCACGGCGCGGACGAAGCCCGGACGCAGGACATTCCCCTGGTGGAAGACCCGAAGTTCTACATCTCCCGTCAGGTGAAGATCGTGGAAGATGAAGACGCCGACTGGGCTGGCTGA
- a CDS encoding class I SAM-dependent methyltransferase: MPSYRQILDAPCILHQDEKTLLGLCAAMLTPGSTIVEVGTYTGGSARILQAACKGTCALHSIDIADHVNPRIVSKDSFQHFLGDSRAFADCFQGRIDLAFIDGDHSFQGALTDYENLRPLLAPQAVVLFHDVDFDHIGVKVFCDTLVRTGCLRDVVQASRMLAGTHVPAAPMPTAADYAETIRLQALTYAAEQYQGVCRCEESQASRPVFPLPQDRSRIRFIGRGCLGWLVSRLFDLEWASFIDSWQADDPDCSYYVCSYSKGAIEGTLIHQKGISPSRIIFVSPVQASLAILDDLLLAGGVKTAKTATSEMEQAIVPSAFMALPPDMLQRLHASGYLHQFFTSFFFKG; encoded by the coding sequence ATGCCCAGCTACCGGCAAATCCTCGACGCGCCCTGCATCCTGCACCAGGACGAGAAGACGCTCCTCGGCCTGTGCGCGGCCATGCTCACCCCCGGTTCCACCATCGTGGAGGTGGGCACCTACACGGGCGGCTCGGCCCGGATACTCCAGGCGGCCTGCAAAGGGACCTGCGCCCTGCACAGCATCGACATCGCCGACCATGTGAATCCGCGCATCGTCTCCAAGGATAGCTTCCAGCATTTCCTGGGCGATTCGCGAGCCTTCGCTGACTGTTTCCAGGGACGCATCGACCTGGCCTTCATCGACGGTGACCACTCTTTCCAGGGCGCGCTCACGGATTACGAAAACCTCCGCCCGCTGCTTGCCCCGCAGGCGGTGGTGCTCTTCCACGACGTGGACTTCGATCACATCGGGGTCAAGGTGTTCTGCGACACCCTGGTGCGCACCGGCTGCCTGCGCGACGTGGTCCAGGCGTCCCGGATGCTGGCCGGAACCCACGTTCCCGCTGCGCCCATGCCCACGGCCGCCGACTACGCCGAAACCATCCGCCTCCAGGCGCTGACCTACGCCGCCGAACAGTACCAGGGCGTCTGCCGGTGCGAGGAAAGCCAGGCCTCCCGCCCTGTTTTCCCGCTCCCCCAGGACAGGTCCCGCATCCGCTTCATCGGGCGCGGCTGCCTCGGCTGGCTGGTGAGCCGCCTGTTCGACCTGGAGTGGGCGTCTTTCATCGATTCCTGGCAGGCCGATGACCCCGATTGCAGTTACTACGTGTGCAGCTACTCCAAGGGAGCCATCGAAGGCACCCTCATACACCAGAAGGGTATCTCCCCCTCCCGGATCATCTTCGTGAGCCCCGTTCAGGCGTCCTTGGCCATCCTGGACGACCTGCTGCTGGCAGGCGGCGTGAAAACTGCCAAAACGGCCACCTCGGAGATGGAGCAGGCCATAGTCCCCTCGGCGTTCATGGCTCTGCCCCCGGACATGCTCCAGCGTCTGCACGCCTCCGGCTACCTCCACCAGTTCTTCACCTCTTTCTTCTTCAAGGGCTGA